A window from Opitutia bacterium ISCC 52 encodes these proteins:
- a CDS encoding transposase family protein has protein sequence MPSKKLKELAAYKAKIAALEKEIAAEQTKKLANLHKEVDLESTEALIAALKGLKKAPRKVTKGRAKRTRITDAIKAEVGKAVKAGTKGAEIARQFGISIPSIQNIKNELGLVKKRGQKKVTKKTTKKKTARKRAKK, from the coding sequence ATGCCTAGTAAAAAATTAAAGGAACTTGCTGCTTATAAAGCAAAAATAGCCGCTTTGGAAAAAGAGATAGCAGCAGAACAAACCAAGAAACTAGCGAATCTTCATAAAGAGGTGGATCTGGAATCTACGGAAGCTCTAATTGCTGCTTTAAAGGGCCTTAAAAAGGCGCCTCGCAAAGTAACCAAGGGAAGGGCAAAGCGAACACGGATCACGGATGCCATCAAAGCTGAAGTTGGAAAAGCAGTTAAAGCTGGCACTAAAGGGGCCGAGATAGCTCGCCAGTTCGGTATATCCATACCGTCGATACAGAATATTAAGAATGAACTTGGGCTCGTGAAAAAACGTGGGCAGAAAAAAGTGACCAAGAAAACTACTAAAAAGAAGACCGCCAGAAAGCGGGCGAAGAAATAA
- a CDS encoding ABC transporter ATP-binding protein/permease — MAEKSSILRIAGYFTRYRFLFIVNMLLALGSTAFLLSIPYLVGYVIDDVIIPKKANLIWIGLGAITGAYLFRDVLNYLRIRLNNVIEQKVLIDIRAALHVKLMELPVSFFDKRKAGEISSRVTEDVVNVERAILDGTEGGLTALFTLIGITTYLFISNPFLASFVVLPIPLLVLLAMNHFKVNRENWKRVRSSAGVMNGILVEDIAGHRLISSFALQGKEQERFNNQAEDLRTKSLKAMYRWAYYSSSTRFVSSLSMIAVLGIGGSQYINETLSIGELTTFILYSGLLLEPIQRLNGLNNLLSAAKASGDRVFEILDHEVPITSPANAKKFPGGPACISYQEVSFSYESRSSIIDDLNLELPTGKVTALVGHTGAGKSTIANLLLRYYDVTGGSVAINGVDARELDLNSLRESIGIVAQDPFLFDGTIRENLLLAKEDASEEDLWKALGGAHIEEFVKQLPEQMETMIGERGIRLSMGEKQRITIARVLLKNPRVVILDEATSSVDTATERKIQEALDNVMHNRTVLVIAHRLSTVRKADQIVVLKKGQIVEKGTHGSLIQSGGQYHHFWRMQYDVVDEQPPPAEG, encoded by the coding sequence ATGGCAGAAAAAAGCAGCATTCTCCGCATAGCGGGTTACTTTACCCGTTACCGGTTCCTGTTCATTGTGAACATGCTGCTCGCCCTTGGCAGCACCGCATTTCTACTCTCCATCCCTTATCTGGTGGGCTATGTGATTGATGACGTAATCATTCCTAAAAAGGCTAATCTCATTTGGATAGGACTAGGAGCTATTACCGGAGCCTACCTGTTTCGAGATGTGCTCAACTATTTGCGTATTCGCCTCAACAATGTCATTGAGCAAAAAGTCCTGATCGACATTCGTGCTGCCTTGCACGTGAAACTCATGGAATTACCAGTGAGTTTCTTTGACAAAAGAAAGGCGGGAGAGATCTCATCGCGCGTCACAGAGGATGTAGTAAATGTAGAACGGGCCATTCTGGATGGAACGGAAGGAGGCCTAACAGCCTTGTTTACGCTGATCGGCATAACGACCTACCTTTTCATTTCGAATCCCTTCCTTGCTAGTTTCGTCGTTCTACCAATCCCATTACTTGTTCTCCTCGCAATGAATCACTTCAAGGTGAACCGGGAAAATTGGAAACGAGTTAGATCCAGCGCAGGAGTCATGAATGGTATTTTAGTTGAGGACATTGCAGGTCATCGATTGATCAGCTCCTTTGCCTTGCAAGGTAAGGAGCAAGAACGCTTCAACAACCAAGCGGAAGATCTTCGTACAAAAAGCCTAAAAGCCATGTACCGGTGGGCTTACTACAGCTCGAGCACTCGATTTGTGAGCAGTCTGAGCATGATAGCCGTTCTGGGGATTGGTGGCTCCCAATACATCAACGAAACGCTAAGCATCGGTGAGCTCACGACTTTCATTCTTTATAGTGGTTTGCTACTAGAACCTATTCAGCGACTAAATGGCCTGAACAATTTGCTCAGTGCAGCAAAGGCATCAGGAGATCGCGTATTCGAGATTCTGGATCACGAAGTGCCAATAACCAGTCCAGCAAACGCCAAAAAATTTCCAGGAGGTCCCGCATGTATTTCCTATCAGGAGGTTTCATTTTCATACGAATCGCGATCCAGTATAATTGATGATTTAAACTTGGAGCTACCCACAGGTAAAGTAACTGCGCTGGTAGGACATACAGGGGCAGGAAAGTCGACCATCGCGAACTTGCTTCTGCGCTACTACGATGTAACAGGAGGATCAGTAGCCATCAATGGCGTAGATGCAAGGGAGCTGGATCTTAACTCTCTTCGAGAATCCATCGGTATCGTGGCACAAGATCCATTTCTCTTTGATGGCACGATTCGAGAGAACCTGTTACTCGCAAAAGAAGACGCATCGGAAGAAGATCTATGGAAGGCCCTAGGCGGCGCTCATATCGAGGAGTTCGTTAAGCAATTGCCAGAGCAGATGGAAACCATGATCGGGGAACGGGGCATCCGGTTGAGCATGGGAGAGAAACAACGAATAACGATAGCTCGCGTCCTTTTAAAAAATCCACGTGTTGTCATTCTCGATGAAGCAACATCCAGCGTAGATACTGCCACTGAAAGAAAGATTCAGGAGGCATTGGATAATGTGATGCATAACCGTACGGTCCTGGTCATAGCGCACCGTTTATCGACCGTGCGAAAAGCAGACCAAATCGTAGTATTGAAAAAAGGGCAGATTGTCGAAAAAGGCACTCACGGTTCGCTCATACAAAGTGGAGGACAATACCACCACTTCTGGCGCATGCAGTATGACGTGGTGGATGAACAGCCTCCTCCCGCAGAAGGCTAA
- a CDS encoding IPT/TIG domain-containing protein has product MKFNASVLAVLAALLILSGCSKSVKNLTPSEFPENPSNIYILSVEIREKKNIGAVKDSMRPKVVIDGESRLMSRSPIGDNIWEYEYKMPSGRRNGVYYFDIEYEVYTAKSTKVKSITHPRDGLAKFTLVNRYVVTLESNRGPVGSKIGLVGRGFSPSDQVIVGGQLANSEYHSPNALSFFVPSLPAGSAYNVSVREESGEMMVGSFRVDAAQMQVLPKSVSIASGGRATLIFTIPNAAPAGGLPVEITTNIPDSVILPEVIIPAGNRSINVPLEGGTPGIGVLYVETPGYSSLEVPVQVSN; this is encoded by the coding sequence ATGAAATTTAACGCTTCCGTGTTGGCCGTATTGGCGGCCCTGCTGATTCTGTCTGGTTGTAGCAAATCGGTTAAAAATTTAACACCATCTGAATTTCCAGAAAACCCTTCAAACATCTACATCCTGAGTGTTGAGATCCGTGAGAAGAAGAATATTGGGGCAGTAAAAGATTCGATGAGACCCAAGGTCGTGATCGACGGAGAATCCCGTTTGATGAGCCGAAGTCCCATTGGAGACAATATTTGGGAGTATGAATATAAGATGCCATCCGGTCGCCGGAACGGTGTTTACTATTTCGACATCGAATACGAAGTCTACACGGCAAAATCCACCAAGGTGAAATCGATCACTCATCCTCGTGACGGATTGGCCAAGTTTACTCTGGTTAACCGCTATGTGGTTACGCTCGAATCCAACCGCGGGCCAGTAGGCTCAAAAATTGGATTGGTAGGACGTGGCTTCTCACCCTCCGATCAGGTGATCGTAGGCGGACAGCTGGCCAATTCTGAATACCACTCTCCAAACGCCCTTAGCTTTTTCGTTCCAAGTTTGCCAGCAGGCAGCGCGTATAACGTATCCGTTCGGGAAGAATCAGGCGAAATGATGGTGGGTTCATTCCGTGTGGATGCAGCCCAGATGCAAGTTCTTCCAAAATCTGTGAGCATAGCTTCCGGAGGCCGAGCAACTTTGATCTTCACCATTCCTAATGCAGCACCTGCTGGAGGACTACCGGTAGAAATCACGACTAACATCCCTGACAGTGTGATTCTGCCTGAAGTCATTATTCCTGCGGGAAACCGATCCATCAATGTCCCTCTTGAAGGAGGCACACCTGGAATTGGCGTTCTCTACGTTGAGACTCCTGGATACTCTTCACTCGAAGTACCCGTTCAGGTAAGCAACTAG
- a CDS encoding NTP transferase domain-containing protein: MSNRYIIIMAGGRGERFWPKSRLARPKHLQPIVGETTMLAQTVERVSELVPAENLIIITNAEQRDIILEDLPQLSPDQVIGEPVGRDTAAAVGLATVLVQAKDPDASYAILPADHVIHDGESYRMVLERAFVAAEDTGALVTIGIKPTEPATGYGYIHFGEVLAEANGAPVYKVQQFVEKPDLPTAQDYLDSKEYFWNAGMFIWRASAIDAELKKQTPELCEGLQKIALGLASGQSAESVMEEVYPTLKKISIDFAVMENATNVAMVESAFDWDDVGAWPAIERHYPKDADGNVGKGTTIFSEASNNIVVSEGGHLTAVIGAEDFIIVHTKDATLVCHKDKAQEIKAVVNQLGKSDDFKHLV; encoded by the coding sequence ATGAGCAATCGATACATCATCATCATGGCCGGAGGTCGCGGAGAGCGGTTCTGGCCCAAAAGTCGGCTAGCCCGCCCGAAACACCTTCAACCCATCGTAGGAGAAACCACGATGTTGGCTCAAACGGTCGAACGAGTTTCCGAACTCGTCCCAGCGGAGAATTTGATCATTATCACTAACGCTGAGCAGCGTGACATCATTCTCGAAGATTTGCCGCAGCTGTCCCCGGATCAAGTGATTGGAGAGCCGGTAGGTCGCGATACGGCCGCCGCCGTGGGTCTAGCCACTGTTTTAGTACAAGCCAAAGATCCCGATGCTTCTTACGCGATTTTGCCTGCGGATCATGTGATCCACGATGGTGAATCCTACCGGATGGTTCTCGAGCGGGCATTCGTTGCGGCTGAGGATACGGGGGCGCTTGTCACCATCGGCATCAAGCCAACTGAACCAGCAACGGGCTATGGATACATCCATTTTGGCGAAGTCCTGGCAGAAGCCAACGGAGCTCCGGTATATAAAGTTCAGCAATTTGTGGAAAAACCTGATCTTCCGACAGCCCAGGATTACCTCGATTCTAAAGAATATTTTTGGAACGCGGGTATGTTCATCTGGAGAGCCTCCGCAATCGATGCCGAGTTGAAGAAGCAAACACCAGAGCTTTGCGAAGGATTACAGAAAATTGCCTTGGGACTCGCCTCCGGTCAGTCCGCTGAGTCAGTGATGGAAGAGGTTTACCCTACTTTGAAAAAGATCTCCATCGACTTTGCTGTCATGGAAAATGCGACGAACGTGGCCATGGTCGAATCAGCCTTTGATTGGGACGATGTAGGGGCCTGGCCTGCCATCGAGCGACATTATCCGAAAGACGCCGACGGCAACGTAGGTAAGGGGACTACCATCTTTTCCGAAGCCTCGAACAACATCGTGGTTTCCGAAGGAGGTCATTTGACGGCTGTTATCGGAGCCGAAGACTTCATCATCGTTCACACCAAAGATGCCACCTTGGTTTGTCACAAAGACAAAGCTCAGGAAATCAAAGCGGTGGTCAACCAGCTTGGCAAAAGCGACGACTTCAAACACCTTGTATAG
- the ruvX gene encoding Holliday junction resolvase RuvX — translation MNVLGIDYGEKRIGLSFGDSLGLAVPIAAAVEPSVEKRFEHIGSVIRDRRIKKLVVGMPYNMDGSSGFKAKEVEAFMGQLEKQFFLPVESIDERLTSHQVEEELKKQGRKLDRRSGEIDSRAATLILQDYLDRDLGLNLDIPDPEEL, via the coding sequence GTGAATGTTCTGGGTATTGATTACGGCGAGAAGCGCATTGGGTTGAGCTTCGGCGACTCTTTGGGTCTTGCCGTTCCAATTGCCGCTGCCGTCGAGCCCAGTGTGGAAAAGCGTTTCGAACATATCGGCTCCGTCATCCGGGATCGAAGGATAAAAAAGCTGGTCGTGGGCATGCCCTACAACATGGATGGATCCTCTGGTTTCAAAGCGAAGGAGGTCGAAGCATTTATGGGTCAGCTCGAAAAACAATTTTTCCTTCCAGTAGAGTCGATCGACGAGCGGCTTACTTCTCATCAAGTGGAAGAGGAGCTCAAAAAACAGGGGCGAAAGCTTGATCGGCGCTCAGGTGAGATCGATTCTCGAGCCGCAACGCTCATCCTCCAGGATTACCTCGATCGTGATTTGGGGTTGAATCTAGACATCCCCGACCCCGAAGAGCTCTGA
- the truA gene encoding tRNA pseudouridine(38-40) synthase TruA encodes MSRWKCICSYDGTGFTGWQTQPTQDAVQDTLEKGLKNILKETIRIQGSGRTDAGVHALGQVFHFDATWRHSVEKLQAAIHSRVPETIRIESVEEVDDDFHARYSATGKRYHYRIHLGQANPFDARYMTSLFCELDLEAIRLAGQSLLGEHDFTAFAADNGSDDGENPVKDLRLFEVVKEGQEIRFIFEASGFMYKMVRSLSGALIRVGRGVLTPNDFKEILDSRVRTKDVVTAAPQGLFLEKVYY; translated from the coding sequence ATGAGTCGATGGAAGTGTATCTGCTCCTATGATGGAACTGGCTTCACCGGCTGGCAAACCCAGCCCACTCAAGATGCGGTTCAAGATACACTTGAGAAAGGCTTAAAAAATATTCTGAAAGAAACGATCCGTATTCAAGGGAGTGGCCGTACGGATGCAGGGGTCCATGCCCTGGGTCAGGTATTTCATTTTGATGCAACTTGGCGTCACTCCGTCGAGAAGCTGCAGGCCGCCATTCATTCTCGAGTTCCTGAAACCATCCGGATCGAGTCAGTGGAGGAAGTGGATGACGACTTTCACGCTCGTTATTCTGCAACCGGTAAGCGCTACCATTATCGGATACACCTGGGTCAGGCGAATCCATTCGATGCACGGTATATGACATCGCTGTTTTGCGAGCTCGACCTCGAGGCTATTCGTTTGGCCGGGCAATCGCTCTTGGGAGAGCATGACTTTACCGCCTTTGCAGCCGACAATGGTTCCGATGATGGAGAGAACCCGGTGAAAGACCTTCGTCTTTTCGAGGTGGTTAAAGAGGGCCAGGAGATAAGATTCATTTTCGAAGCCAGTGGCTTTATGTATAAAATGGTCCGATCTCTCTCGGGGGCATTGATACGGGTTGGCCGTGGCGTATTGACCCCGAATGACTTTAAAGAGATCTTGGATTCCCGGGTTCGCACTAAGGATGTAGTTACCGCAGCCCCGCAGGGACTCTTTCTTGAAAAAGTCTATTACTAG
- a CDS encoding CPBP family intramembrane metalloprotease, translating to MSGFQRDSHHVLFNLDEYRYSFRGLKILFLAFVVLHLIAAVLAPAAYKSILWWYSHFPNDLNTYLIGKPFPEYFDRARLLLLVLSIPWMFFQTRLLSARKLGISADRPWNFYFGWFYMVGLIWAVVVLGVLISVDALAIKSSLGFGTLLWGLISAFLAALLIGFLEELIFRSLFFRMFYTALTPMVSVVLSSMFFAYMHFKQPRGLWDYDTLPTDVSWWDGFTAGFWVLFGIVVNFDLVLFLNLTLVGYTLTVVFMKTRSLWAVVGLHAGWVTPISLFMDIAVRDVDKHSLWWGTFRLADGYFTTICLLLIAVYFSKFYKTKKPRGFIL from the coding sequence ATGTCAGGATTTCAGAGAGACAGCCATCATGTGCTATTCAACCTCGATGAATACCGGTACAGTTTTCGAGGACTAAAAATCCTGTTTTTGGCGTTCGTGGTTTTGCACCTGATCGCCGCAGTGCTAGCACCCGCAGCCTACAAGTCCATCTTGTGGTGGTATTCTCATTTCCCTAACGACCTGAACACCTACCTGATTGGGAAACCGTTTCCCGAGTACTTCGATAGAGCGCGGCTACTGCTCTTGGTTCTATCGATTCCTTGGATGTTCTTCCAAACCCGACTCCTCTCCGCGAGGAAGCTAGGCATTTCTGCTGATCGTCCCTGGAACTTTTATTTCGGGTGGTTTTACATGGTCGGATTAATATGGGCGGTGGTGGTGCTCGGTGTCCTCATCTCAGTCGATGCCTTGGCCATTAAGAGCTCTCTTGGGTTTGGAACCTTACTATGGGGACTCATCTCCGCTTTTCTGGCTGCACTTCTCATTGGATTTTTAGAGGAGCTCATTTTTCGCAGCTTGTTTTTCCGAATGTTCTATACGGCCCTTACTCCCATGGTCAGTGTAGTCCTCTCTTCCATGTTTTTTGCTTACATGCACTTTAAGCAGCCGAGGGGGTTGTGGGACTATGATACTCTACCCACTGATGTCTCTTGGTGGGATGGGTTCACCGCAGGTTTCTGGGTGTTGTTTGGAATCGTAGTGAACTTCGATCTGGTACTCTTTCTCAATCTCACTCTTGTGGGCTACACATTGACGGTCGTCTTTATGAAAACCCGTTCTCTTTGGGCGGTGGTGGGATTACATGCCGGTTGGGTAACTCCGATTTCTCTATTCATGGACATAGCTGTTCGCGATGTAGACAAACACTCCCTGTGGTGGGGAACCTTCCGTTTGGCTGATGGATACTTTACGACTATCTGTCTGCTGCTCATCGCGGTTTATTTCTCCAAGTTTTATAAGACTAAAAAACCACGTGGTTTTATCCTTTGA
- a CDS encoding ComF family protein, with protein sequence MKFKDVTDSFLDVVFPRNCVITGDLVEEDSPYRSISKSVGQKLFHVQATHCRTCGYPYFGAVMASDRACPKCKELKPLYGEGKTTILVEGIGRELIHKFKYEEATFLIQDFFSFFENCVGLDHYLDDAHLVPVPLHPRKFRERGFNQSEALCQALILLQPSAKMAKILERTIDTPSQTLFSRKERMRNLKNAFRLAPHSNFEASKRYLIVDDVVTTGSTVNACTRALRKGGIQRIDILTLGHG encoded by the coding sequence GTGAAATTCAAGGATGTCACAGATTCGTTTCTCGACGTGGTTTTTCCGAGAAACTGTGTGATCACCGGAGACCTGGTAGAAGAGGATAGTCCTTATCGCTCTATTTCTAAGTCGGTTGGGCAAAAACTATTTCATGTTCAGGCGACCCATTGTCGTACCTGTGGTTATCCATACTTTGGTGCTGTAATGGCCAGCGACCGGGCCTGTCCAAAATGCAAGGAGCTAAAGCCGCTTTATGGCGAAGGCAAAACCACCATCCTCGTGGAAGGCATTGGGCGGGAGTTGATTCACAAGTTCAAATACGAAGAAGCCACGTTTCTGATTCAGGACTTTTTCTCATTTTTCGAAAACTGTGTTGGGTTGGACCACTATCTTGATGATGCTCATTTGGTTCCGGTACCCCTCCACCCACGAAAATTCCGTGAGCGAGGGTTCAATCAGAGTGAGGCTCTTTGCCAGGCCCTGATTCTTCTTCAACCTTCCGCAAAGATGGCAAAAATACTGGAAAGGACCATCGATACTCCCAGTCAGACTCTGTTCAGCAGAAAGGAGAGAATGCGCAATCTGAAAAATGCCTTCCGTCTCGCTCCTCATTCTAATTTTGAAGCCTCGAAACGGTATCTCATTGTAGATGATGTGGTTACGACTGGTTCAACCGTCAATGCATGCACCCGAGCGCTCAGAAAGGGAGGCATTCAGCGTATTGACATTCTGACATTGGGACATGGATAA
- the accD gene encoding acetyl-CoA carboxylase, carboxyltransferase subunit beta yields the protein MPLFSKPKYSTVTVKKRDIPRGLWTKDPITGDLIYNKELEQNLLVAPKSGYHFPMDAPTRMKSLLDEGTFEEWDADLTSVDPLSFTDSKPYMDRLETYRKKTKLTDAVVSGSGKLHDIPVEVSVMDFRFIGASMGSVVGEKITRSIERATERGVPCITVCASGGARMQEGILSLMQMAKTSSALARQAKARLPYVSILTNPTFAGVMASFASLGDLIIAEPAALIGFAGARVIKETTKEELPKGFQTAEFLLEHGLIDQIVHRHEMKDRLKSFLSAMWSAERSA from the coding sequence ATGCCACTTTTTAGTAAGCCGAAGTACTCAACGGTAACCGTCAAAAAGAGAGATATTCCTCGTGGTTTGTGGACCAAAGACCCAATTACTGGCGACTTGATCTACAATAAAGAGCTCGAGCAAAACCTACTCGTCGCTCCGAAAAGTGGATATCATTTTCCGATGGATGCTCCGACGCGGATGAAATCTCTACTCGATGAAGGCACCTTCGAAGAATGGGATGCTGACCTGACGTCCGTCGATCCGCTTTCCTTTACCGACAGTAAGCCTTACATGGATCGTCTGGAAACCTATCGTAAGAAAACCAAGCTGACTGACGCGGTAGTGAGTGGTTCAGGAAAGCTACACGATATCCCAGTGGAGGTGTCGGTTATGGATTTTCGATTTATCGGAGCGAGTATGGGATCGGTAGTGGGCGAAAAGATCACACGAAGCATCGAGCGCGCCACCGAGCGCGGAGTTCCTTGTATCACCGTCTGTGCCTCAGGGGGTGCACGCATGCAAGAAGGTATACTCAGTTTGATGCAAATGGCAAAGACCAGCTCAGCCCTCGCCCGCCAAGCTAAAGCCCGGTTGCCTTATGTGTCCATTTTGACGAATCCAACCTTCGCAGGGGTCATGGCAAGCTTTGCATCTTTAGGTGATCTTATCATCGCAGAGCCCGCAGCACTCATTGGATTTGCGGGGGCCAGGGTTATTAAAGAAACGACCAAAGAGGAATTACCCAAAGGATTCCAAACGGCAGAGTTTCTGTTGGAGCATGGTTTGATTGATCAGATTGTTCATCGCCACGAAATGAAGGATCGCTTGAAGTCATTTCTCTCAGCGATGTGGTCGGCGGAACGCTCTGCTTAA
- a CDS encoding bifunctional folylpolyglutamate synthase/dihydrofolate synthase, whose product MADFIEALGRPDQAYPIIHIAGTNGKGSTAAMLERIFRAAGYKTGLFTSPHLVFLGERIQVNREPLTPELITELIGELDVHAKAVARSNPENHPTFFEFMAAMGMVHFKREQVDIAIFETGLGGRLDATNVVDPEVSIITSIGLDHTNILGDTVEQIAGEKAGIIKPRKPVVMGRVPDQGADVILQVAKENDSPVISVQETYGDALEAYPESNLFGTFQRWNAATAITCCRLLDTQFPGIEDVSETALQSVDWPGRWQRLGLPCGRNLILDATHNPEGSFFLDENLGALEKELGRKPWIVAGTLGEFRAQFLMPVAARHARGLYLLETQQPRTATFDDLRKWVPEHSDFPVKNTDKETLFPDQQSCAIGKPGDTIVVTGSIYLLGEVLERLTGQEAESGAALQDLP is encoded by the coding sequence ATGGCCGACTTTATTGAAGCGCTTGGCAGGCCAGATCAAGCTTACCCTATCATCCATATCGCTGGGACCAATGGGAAGGGATCTACGGCGGCCATGCTTGAGCGAATCTTTCGAGCGGCCGGCTATAAGACAGGATTGTTTACCTCCCCCCACTTGGTATTTCTAGGGGAGCGTATACAGGTCAATCGCGAGCCTTTGACCCCAGAGTTGATCACTGAGCTTATTGGTGAACTCGATGTGCACGCCAAAGCAGTGGCTCGAAGTAATCCGGAAAATCATCCCACCTTTTTTGAGTTCATGGCAGCCATGGGCATGGTGCACTTCAAACGAGAACAAGTCGATATTGCCATTTTCGAAACAGGCCTTGGTGGCCGCCTTGATGCCACCAATGTCGTCGATCCTGAGGTCTCTATTATTACATCGATTGGCTTGGATCACACCAACATCCTGGGAGATACCGTCGAACAAATCGCTGGTGAAAAAGCCGGCATCATCAAGCCGCGTAAACCGGTCGTCATGGGTCGTGTTCCTGATCAAGGAGCCGATGTGATACTTCAGGTGGCAAAAGAAAACGATTCTCCGGTTATCTCTGTTCAGGAAACTTACGGGGATGCACTAGAGGCGTATCCCGAGAGCAATTTATTTGGAACTTTCCAGCGATGGAATGCCGCAACAGCGATTACCTGTTGCAGACTTTTGGACACACAGTTTCCGGGGATTGAAGATGTATCAGAGACTGCACTACAATCGGTGGATTGGCCTGGCCGCTGGCAGCGTCTGGGACTTCCTTGTGGCCGGAATCTAATCCTCGATGCGACTCACAATCCCGAAGGTTCTTTCTTTCTGGATGAAAACCTTGGAGCGTTGGAAAAAGAGCTGGGTCGAAAACCCTGGATTGTTGCTGGTACCCTTGGAGAGTTTAGAGCACAGTTTCTCATGCCAGTGGCTGCTCGCCATGCACGAGGTCTGTATCTCTTGGAGACTCAGCAGCCCCGTACAGCCACCTTCGACGATTTAAGAAAATGGGTGCCTGAACACTCTGATTTTCCGGTTAAGAATACGGACAAGGAAACTCTGTTTCCTGACCAGCAATCCTGTGCGATCGGGAAGCCCGGGGACACGATAGTGGTGACCGGCTCTATTTACCTGCTAGGAGAAGTGCTTGAACGCTTGACCGGTCAAGAAGCTGAATCGGGTGCCGCCTTACAAGATCTGCCTTAA